In Aliamphritea ceti, a single window of DNA contains:
- a CDS encoding YcxB family protein, with the protein MLGKSYKSKVTIHVDEEGINTCSQHVNETIKWQDITEIKQTVLGMIIRYPKGTSYLSNSNLDDVSVEYIVQQIKGAL; encoded by the coding sequence ATGTTAGGTAAATCTTATAAGAGCAAAGTCACTATCCATGTCGATGAAGAAGGGATCAATACTTGTTCGCAACATGTGAATGAAACGATTAAATGGCAGGATATTACAGAGATAAAGCAAACGGTTCTGGGAATGATTATTCGTTATCCCAAAGGGACCAGTTATCTTTCTAACAGTAATCTGGATGATGTATCAGTTGAATATATTGTTCAGCAAATAAAAGGGGCTCTGTAG